Part of the Woronichinia naegeliana WA131 genome, TCTGGTTCACTGAAATTAACTTCTTCTAGAGGGATATCTACCGCATCCACCCAGTTATCTTCCTCTACCGAGATCGGTGTTTCTAATGAAGGTGAAAAGGGATCGTCAAAGGGAGAGGTTTGCTCGCTGAGCCAAGGGGATTCGTCCTCTCTAAAGCTTTCTTCCTCCGTCCAATCACTGAGATCCAGTTCTGCAACACTCGCAATTTCTGGAGCAATTTCTGGGGTTTCTGGAGAAAGCTCAAAAGCTTCTTCTTCAAAGAGAGAGGATTCTAGGTCTAATAAAGCAGGGGCTTCTGCTCTAAATTCTTGTTCTGAGGGAGCATCGATCGCATCAACCCAATTTTCTTCTGGGGCGGTTTCTTCAACAACTTCGGTTTCTTCTCTGGGGGGGGCAATGGCTTCAAGAGGCTCTTCTTGTTCTTCCCTGGCAGGGCTAGGAGTCTCAACGGCTTCTTCATGACCCAATAGTCCAGAAACAGCCGCACCAGCTAATCCAGCAACGCCAGCGATCGCGGCTCCACCAGCAACAGTCCCTAACCAGTTGGGAGTTTGAGAGGGTTCAGGAGAGGGGGCAACCTCCGTTGTAGTCGGTAAAGGGGGAGGAGATGCTTGAGTTAAGGAGGATTGGAGAGCAGCAATTTCCTGTTGATGATTATTCTGTAATTCTCGGATTTGAGTTTCGTAGGACTGTAAAGATGCCTGTTGTTCTTGAATTTGTTTTTCATATTCACTCACTTTGGCCTGATAGTCGGCTTCCATTGAGTGGATTTTTGCCTCGGCAGTTTGTAACGCTCCTGACTGGGACAATTGCTGCGATCGCAAGTTATCCATATCGTCCGTGGCCCGATTAGCCCGTTTTAATTTTCCTTCTGCACTAGCCAGTTGACGCTGAAGTTTTGCCGAAGAGAAGAAATAAACACCACCGCCGCCAATGACTAAACCCAAAATTGCAAATAAAATTTCTCTCATGATGATCTCCAAAATAATGTTATTGCTACTATGCCCAAAAATCTTGATTAAGTTAACATGGCATTGTCTCCATTTCTAAATAAGTAATTTAGTTTACTTTAACTTTTTAAGAAAATCTCTTGATCGCAAGATAGTATCTTAAACTGCTTTAACAGAGTTCAAAAAAATTGAGTGATTAAATGTTTTTCACTGACAATACAGGGGTTAAGAAATCTTAAAAGTTGATAGTCCCTAATTAAACCTGACCTTGACGATAGGCGGCATAAACCCCCTGTACGTTATACCAATTTAGGAAAATACGGGCAATTTCCAGAGCGAGTTGGGGACGATCGCGATCAATTAACCATTGCAGCAGAGGAGCCATTGTTCGTTCATTCAAAGTACCACCGAGAGATAACAAACCCCAAAGTAATCGGTGGAGCCAAGTCATTTGGATCATGAGGCGTACCTCCCAGGTCGGATGTTTTTGATAAAATAACACACCCATGCGGCCTCGCTGTATCTCTTGATCAATTAATTTAGGAATTTGCTCTAGGGAAAAGGGAGGATGCCAATGGTAGCCCACTGCCCCAGGACATTTGATTAATTTTAGCCCTAGTTGTTTGAGTCGCACCCCTAATTCCAAATCTTCCCAACCGTAAAGCTGAAAAACCGTGTCAAATAAACCGGCCTGTTCTAACCATTTTTTGGCGATCGCCACGTTTCCCGTCGCAAAGTAGGCAGCCGAAAAGTCGGTAATTTTGTAAGGTTCCGCCGTGGGATTGTCAAAATTACAAGTATTGATCACTGCCCCATAGGTAAATAGGCGATCGCTATCCAGTTGGGTCTGGCCTGCCAGTAAAGCATCGGCATGGGCTTGCAGAAATTGGCTTGTTACCACCAGATCACTATCAATAAAAATAATAGTATCTCCCTTAGCTTTGGCCACTCCAAGGTTTCTCGCGGCGGCTGGCCCCTGATGATCTTGAGCATAGGCCACAACCTTGGGAAAAGTGGCAGTATGAGCCGCCAACCAGTCCAAAGTGCCATCGGTAGAACCATCATCCACCACCACAATTTCGTAGCCAGCCACCTTGGTATCCCGCAACGCTTGTTGACTGAGAGCCAAAAGGCATTTTTCTAAAATGGGCCTACGGTTATAGGTAGGGATAACGATGCTGAAAAACATGAGTAGCCTAATCGATAGTAAAAAAAGAGGTTACGACTATCTTAAAGCTTACTGTTGCCGATACCGACTCTCTAAGCAGGCGACGTTTTCTGTAATAATCA contains:
- a CDS encoding glycosyltransferase codes for the protein MFFSIVIPTYNRRPILEKCLLALSQQALRDTKVAGYEIVVVDDGSTDGTLDWLAAHTATFPKVVAYAQDHQGPAAARNLGVAKAKGDTIIFIDSDLVVTSQFLQAHADALLAGQTQLDSDRLFTYGAVINTCNFDNPTAEPYKITDFSAAYFATGNVAIAKKWLEQAGLFDTVFQLYGWEDLELGVRLKQLGLKLIKCPGAVGYHWHPPFSLEQIPKLIDQEIQRGRMGVLFYQKHPTWEVRLMIQMTWLHRLLWGLLSLGGTLNERTMAPLLQWLIDRDRPQLALEIARIFLNWYNVQGVYAAYRQGQV